The sequence GCTTATCTGGATGACGGAACGATGATCGTCGTTGAAGGCGGGCGCGACTTTATCGGCGCCACGTTGGAAGTGCTGGTGACCAGCGTGCTGCAAACGTCCGCCGGGCGGATGATTTTTGCCAAGCCGAAACTATTGGAAAAAGCGCTGTGAAACGATTATACTGAAAATCAGTATAAGAAAAAAACGGGTTCGTTTCCGGCGGAGGAGTTCAATGGGGAAGCTGGGCGCGGTTATCGTCGCTGCAGGCAAAGGCGTCCGCATGGGCGCAAAAGCGAGCAAGCAATTTTTGCCGCTGGGCGACAAGCCGCTCTTCATGCACGCATTAACCGTATTTCAACAATTGCGGGAAATGGATGCAATTGTTTTGGTGGTTGCCGCTGCCGATCTGGATCGCTGCCGCGGCCTTGTCGCCAAATACGGCATGGACAAGGTCAAAGCGGTTGTCGTCGGCGGAGACGAACGGCAGGACTCCGTATTCAACGGCTTGGTTGCGTTAACCGCGTTCCCCGTCGAATGGGTGATGGTGCATGATGCCGCGCGGCCGTTTGTGACGGCGGAAGATGCCGTTCGCTGCTGGCAGGCCGCCAGAATACACGGCGCGGCGGTACTCGGCGTTCCTGTCAAAGACACGATCAAACAGGTTAACGATAACGGAATGATCGCGAAAACACCGGAAAGGCGAAGCCTGTGGGCGGCACAAACCCCCCAGGCCTTTCGCCTGTTTGAGCTTATGTCCGCCCATGAGCGTGCGCGACAAGACCGGTTGGCTGCAACCGACGACGCGGCGATATTTGAGCATTACGGCGGGAGCGTGCGGATGGTGGAAGGGAGCTACCGCAATTTCAAGGTGACGACTCCGGATGATCTCCAGTTGGCGCGAATGTTGTTGAAAGAATACGAAAGGGAGATTTAAAATGATCCGTGTGGGACAGGGGTTTGATGTGCATCGTTTGGCTGCCGGCCGGAAATGCATAATCGGCGGTGTCGAAATTCCGCATGACGAAGGACTCTTGGGCCATTCCGACGCGGATGTGTTGTTGCATGCCGTATGCGACGCGATTTTGGGCGCGCTGGGGTTGGGCGATATCGGCAGGCATTTTCCCGATACCGATAATACCTTTAAAGACGCCAGCAGTTTGATGTTGCTGCGCAACGTTTGGTCGATGGCAAAAGACAGAGGCTACCGGTTGGGAAATCTGGATGCGACGATCATCGCGCAACAGCCCAAAATGGCGCCGTATATTCCGGAAATGGAAGATCGGATTGCGGACGCGTTGGAAGCAAAACCGCTGCAAATCAATATAAAGGCGACGACAACCGAAACGCTTGGTTTTACCGGTCGCAAAGAAGGAATAGCGGCCCAGGCTGTCGTTTGTTTGATTCGCGAAGCGCAGCCGTAAGGTTTGCGCGGCAAATTTTCGCATGGAATGGGAGAAGGATGGAGATGACAGAAAAGGTGCGCTTGCGCTATGCGCCCAGCCCGACGGGCCATTTGCATATTGGCGGCGCCAGAACGGCGCTGTTTTGTTACCTGACGGCAAAACATGAAGGGGGCCAATTTATCGTCCGGTTTGAAGACACCGACCAGACCCGGCATGTGGAGACCGGTGTGCAAAGCCAATTGGACGGTTTGAAGTGGCTTGGCATTGAGTGGGATGAAAGCGTGGATATCGGCGGGCCGTACGGCCCCTATCGCCAGATGGAGCGTTTGCATTTATACCGCCCTTTTACTGAAAAACTGCTCGCCGCGGGGCACGCCTATTACTGCTATTGCACGCCGGAAGAGCTGGAAAAGGAGCGCAAGGAGCAGGAAGCACAAGGATTAAATCCGATGTATTCGGGAAAATGCCGTCATTTGACCGCAGCCGAGCGGGAACGTCTCGAGCGGGAGGGGCGTATCCCGTCCATCCGCTTTCGCGTGCCCGAAAATGAAACGATCCAA comes from Bacilli bacterium and encodes:
- a CDS encoding twitching motility protein PilT is translated as AYLDDGTMIVVEGGRDFIGATLEVLVTSVLQTSAGRMIFAKPKLLEKAL
- the ispD gene encoding 2-C-methyl-D-erythritol 4-phosphate cytidylyltransferase, giving the protein MGKLGAVIVAAGKGVRMGAKASKQFLPLGDKPLFMHALTVFQQLREMDAIVLVVAAADLDRCRGLVAKYGMDKVKAVVVGGDERQDSVFNGLVALTAFPVEWVMVHDAARPFVTAEDAVRCWQAARIHGAAVLGVPVKDTIKQVNDNGMIAKTPERRSLWAAQTPQAFRLFELMSAHERARQDRLAATDDAAIFEHYGGSVRMVEGSYRNFKVTTPDDLQLARMLLKEYEREI
- the ispF gene encoding 2-C-methyl-D-erythritol 2,4-cyclodiphosphate synthase, which translates into the protein MIRVGQGFDVHRLAAGRKCIIGGVEIPHDEGLLGHSDADVLLHAVCDAILGALGLGDIGRHFPDTDNTFKDASSLMLLRNVWSMAKDRGYRLGNLDATIIAQQPKMAPYIPEMEDRIADALEAKPLQINIKATTTETLGFTGRKEGIAAQAVVCLIREAQP